A single region of the Candidatus Methanoperedens sp. genome encodes:
- a CDS encoding DUF362 domain-containing protein, translating into MTVSIVKCKNYEHQKVKNAIIKSLELIGGIGEIVKPGNSVLLKVNVIIGFPPERAATTHPAVVGAMTEIVKEAGGIPWVGDSSGAYGYTAKSLEMSGIKKACEEYGGKLINFESTGAYSVNIDGQVLKTANIAKPAIDCDVLVSMPKMKTHQLTKYTLCGVKG; encoded by the coding sequence ATGACAGTTTCGATAGTAAAATGTAAAAACTACGAGCACCAGAAAGTTAAAAACGCTATTATAAAGAGCCTTGAACTCATCGGCGGTATCGGGGAAATAGTAAAACCCGGAAACTCGGTGCTGCTAAAGGTAAATGTCATCATAGGCTTTCCACCCGAGCGCGCCGCGACGACTCATCCTGCAGTTGTGGGCGCGATGACAGAGATAGTAAAAGAGGCAGGCGGTATTCCCTGGGTGGGTGATAGCTCGGGCGCCTACGGCTACACTGCGAAATCCCTTGAGATGTCGGGGATAAAGAAAGCCTGCGAAGAATACGGGGGGAAGCTCATTAATTTTGAGTCAACAGGTGCATATTCCGTAAATATCGATGGCCAGGTATTGAAAACTGCCAACATCGCAAAGCCTGCCATCGATTGTGATGTGCTTGTTTCCATGCCCAAGATGAAAACGCACCAGCTTACAAAATATACTTTGTGCGGGGTCAAGGGGTAG